Part of the Geobacter pickeringii genome, CCAACGTCACCCTGATCTTCACCCCGATGCAGGCGCTCCTGGCCGCCAAGGCCGGCGCCACCTACGTCTCCCCCTTCGTCGGCCGCCTCGACGACATCTCCCAGGACGGCATGGGGATCATCGACGAGATCAAGACCATCTTCGACAACTACGGCTACACCGCCGAGATCATCGTGGCCAGCGTCCGGAACCCGGTCCACGTCCTGGACGCCGCCCTCATCGGGGCCGACATCGCCACCATCCCCTTCTCGGTCATGCTCCAGCTGGCCAAGCATCCCCTCACCGACGCCGGCATCGAGCGGTTCCTGAAGGACTGGGAGAAGGTGCCGAAGTAGGACAAAACGGGCAAAATGCAAAGAACCCCGGGACAGGGCCTGTTCCGGGGTTCTTTCGTTTCGGGGCTAAGGTTCGGTCAGGAGCGGCTCGTGCGTCGCTGCCGCCGTACGTACACCGCCACCAGCACCACGCTGAAGATGAGCACCCCGATCACCGCCTGATGGGAGTAGCGCATGATGAGCGCCTCTTCGCGGCCGATGAGGTAACCGATGCCGGTGAGGATCGTTACCCAGAAGAAGGCGCCGAGGGTGGTATAGAAGGCGAATTTGCCGTGGCGCATCCCGGCAAGCCCCGCAGGGAGGGAGATCAGGTGCCGTACCACCGGGAGGAGGCGGCCGATGAACGTTGAAATCTCCCCGTGTTTGTGGAAGAATGATTCGACTTTCGCGAACTTCTCCTCCGTAATCCAGACATACTTCCCGTATTTTAGAAGCAGCGGCCGGCCGAGCCAGCGAGCGGCGAAATAGTTGGCGTAGGCGCCGACGAGGCTC contains:
- a CDS encoding DedA family protein translates to MHEAIQWLVATIGAMGYPGVFLLMAMESSVIPIPSELVMPPAGYLAHQGEMNIGAAILCGTAGSLVGAYANYFAARWLGRPLLLKYGKYVWITEEKFAKVESFFHKHGEISTFIGRLLPVVRHLISLPAGLAGMRHGKFAFYTTLGAFFWVTILTGIGYLIGREEALIMRYSHQAVIGVLIFSVVLVAVYVRRQRRTSRS
- the fsa gene encoding fructose-6-phosphate aldolase produces the protein MKFFIDTADVNEIREAHELGLVDGVTTNPSLIAKSGRKFEDVIKEITGIVDGPISAEVVSLEHDGMIREAEELAKIHKNIVVKLPMTPEGLKACATLTKEGIKTNVTLIFTPMQALLAAKAGATYVSPFVGRLDDISQDGMGIIDEIKTIFDNYGYTAEIIVASVRNPVHVLDAALIGADIATIPFSVMLQLAKHPLTDAGIERFLKDWEKVPK